The following is a genomic window from Desulfofarcimen acetoxidans DSM 771.
TGACCATGTAATACTTGCCTGCCAGAAAATTTAGAAGCAGGAAAAACAAAAGCCAGGCAACTATTTGGGGAATGAAATCTTTACCGGCCAGTAATCGTTTTTTTAACAACATGCCTTTTTGCAACTCGTCACCTCTTTCTGTCGACATGCTGATAATAATATAATTCTATTTTCTTCGCAAAAATCTTTAAAAAGGGGAAACCTCTCACTTTCATCATTGAATGCCCGCAGCATACCAGGTTTTTTTCCGTAGGGCAGTTCACCCCTTATAAATAGTTTAACACAACTATTTCTTTCCGGAAGGGGGAAGATCCTTTTTGGGGAGCATTGCTACAACCTCGATCATTTTTAAATTGGTTTAAATCATAATAAATGAAATTTAAATAGGTTCTCCGGTTTTCAAAAAACACGCCGCCACATCAGCAAATGTTTTTCTAACCCTGGAGTTGCGTAGTGACTAGAATAATTATAGTTTGAGCGGCTTACGGCCAAATTACGAAAATCTTAATAATTTATTAATATAAAGGATGTAGCTGGAAAGCATAAAATACCTGAAATATTCTCAGAAAGACAGTTCGAAAATTATCAATGCGAAAACCAGTCCTTCTGCCAAATACATAAAATTTAATTTTCAAATTATTATTATCAATAATAGCGTTAATCTCCATATTTCGATATAATTAAACACAACAAATCTTATGGGAGGTATACTTTTGTCAAAATCAAGAAAGGTCAATTCTAAGGTTTTTGTGTTAATCAGCATCGTTGCCATATTTTTAAGTGTCGGTGGTTACTACGCCTTTGAAGAAAAAGGGAAACCACTCCCTAAAAGTAATTTATCTACGTTATCTACGGAAAAACAAGTATATGCTCAGCCTTCTATTGAGAAAGGACAAGACACTAAGGAAGAAGTCCAACCTCAAAATAAAGAGCAGGAAACCAAAACGTCTAAAAATACTGTTTCCAAATCTAATGTTAGTACTGATTCTAAACCTAATGTCAATACTGCTTCTAAATCTAATGCCAATGCTGTTTCTAAATCTAATGTTAATACTGATACATCAGGCCTAAGCAATAAGAAACTTTCCTGGTACTTCATGCCTAACAAAAATCACACGTTACCTGGATTTGATGCAGTGGGAAGTAAGTTAGTTAATAAATACAATGGGATTTATCATGGAGATAGCGGTTCAAAAACTCTTTATCTTACATTCGATGAAGGCTACGAGGCGGGATATACTCCAAAAGTTCTTGACTCGTTAAAGGTAGAAGGGGTAAAAGCAACTTTCTTTATTACCGGACATTATATTGATAGCAAACCAGATTTAGTTAAAAGAATGGTCAATGAGGGACATATTGTAGGAAACCATACCATGACACACCCCAGTTTACCATCGGTGAGTGACCAACAATTTAAGAATGAGTTGGACGGAGTTAATGAGAAGCTTGAAAATCTTACGGGCATGACCATGAATTTTATTCGCCCACCAGAAGGCGCGTATAGTGAAAGAACACTTAAGTTGGCAAAAGATATGGGTTACAGACAGGTATTTTGGAGTGTAGCCTTTAAAGATTGGGTACCAACTTGGGGCACACCCGATGGTAACATGCAGACTGTATTAGGCTTAATACACCCGGGAGCAGTAATTCTTTTACATCCTGAAAATAAGGCCAATGCTGACATGCTTATTTCCTTTATTAAGGCCTGTCGTAATGAAGGCTATACCTTTGGAACATTAAATCAATTGTAAATAATTAGGCCGCTAAAAAGGCGGCCTTTGCTTTACCCACTTATCCCGGAATAAACTGTCCAAATATTAGATAATTTTGAAGAACAAATACTAAGACTTAATTCTTTCAGAAATAAGGTGGGAAGGTCGATAATGGTAACCAAAGGCTTAAAACATGTGAAATTCACATTTGGAATGTTATCAATTTTGACTGCATCTATTGTTGTCGACGTTATTATTGTTACATTAAAT
Proteins encoded in this region:
- a CDS encoding delta-lactam-biosynthetic de-N-acetylase, with translation MSKSRKVNSKVFVLISIVAIFLSVGGYYAFEEKGKPLPKSNLSTLSTEKQVYAQPSIEKGQDTKEEVQPQNKEQETKTSKNTVSKSNVSTDSKPNVNTASKSNANAVSKSNVNTDTSGLSNKKLSWYFMPNKNHTLPGFDAVGSKLVNKYNGIYHGDSGSKTLYLTFDEGYEAGYTPKVLDSLKVEGVKATFFITGHYIDSKPDLVKRMVNEGHIVGNHTMTHPSLPSVSDQQFKNELDGVNEKLENLTGMTMNFIRPPEGAYSERTLKLAKDMGYRQVFWSVAFKDWVPTWGTPDGNMQTVLGLIHPGAVILLHPENKANADMLISFIKACRNEGYTFGTLNQL